The following proteins come from a genomic window of Deltaproteobacteria bacterium:
- a CDS encoding Gfo/Idh/MocA family oxidoreductase: MVGIGYLGKFHVEKYAQIPGVEIAGLVDLNLERAKVWAEKVSAPAFDDHRRLLGRVDAVSVVVPTDQHYRVAKDFLQNGSDVLLEKPISSTLGEAEDLIATAQKHGRLLQVGHLERFNPAILAARERIRTPLFIESHRLTPFRDRGTEVDVVLDLMIHDLDIIHSFVHAPVEQIHAVGVPVLTDKVDIASVRVQFASGCVANITASRISLEDQRRIRFFQPDT, encoded by the coding sequence GTGGTCGGAATCGGGTACCTGGGCAAATTCCATGTGGAAAAATATGCCCAAATCCCCGGAGTGGAAATTGCGGGCCTCGTCGACCTAAACCTGGAAAGAGCCAAAGTATGGGCTGAGAAAGTAAGCGCCCCAGCCTTTGACGATCATCGTCGACTTTTAGGGAGAGTGGACGCAGTAAGTGTGGTGGTACCAACAGACCAACACTATCGCGTGGCCAAAGACTTCTTACAAAACGGAAGCGATGTGTTGCTGGAAAAACCAATATCATCAACCCTTGGGGAAGCCGAAGATCTAATTGCCACCGCCCAAAAACATGGGCGCCTTTTGCAAGTGGGACATTTAGAAAGGTTCAACCCAGCCATCCTCGCTGCCCGGGAAAGGATTCGAACTCCTCTTTTTATCGAATCCCACCGCCTAACCCCATTTCGCGACCGGGGCACAGAGGTGGATGTGGTGTTGGACTTGATGATTCACGACTTGGACATCATCCACAGCTTCGTACATGCTCCGGTCGAGCAAATCCACGCCGTCGGCGTACCCGTTCTCACGGATAAGGTGGACATTGCCAGTGTCCGGGTCCAATTTGCGAGCGGGTGTGTGGCCAATATCACTGCCAGCCGGATTTCCCTCGAAGATCAGCGGCGCATCCGTTTTTTTCAGCCGGACACC
- the lpxI gene encoding UDP-2,3-diacylglucosamine diphosphatase LpxI (LpxI, functionally equivalent to LpxH, replaces it in LPS biosynthesis in a minority of bacteria.), translating to MKPTIGLIAGNGKLPILLAKSMRAAGHRVVAIGHLGETQKKLRYHVDTLHWVPIGALGKIIDLLLQEGAQSAIFAGGISKRHFFSRAQPDLRAIKILGQLPDKKDDAILRAVTKEIESEGIKVESPIAFLQESMAPRGCWTDRKPTEREKRDIEFGWRIAKKVGRLDLGQSIVVKDQMVLAVEAIEGTDEAIRRGGKLGKGDVVVIKVVKPQQDLRLDLPVIGLATIGTLKKAGATALAVDAQKTIVIDIEKVIREANKNHFCLIGI from the coding sequence ATGAAGCCAACCATCGGCCTCATTGCCGGAAACGGTAAACTTCCTATTCTTCTGGCCAAAAGTATGCGAGCGGCAGGTCACCGGGTAGTGGCCATCGGACATCTGGGCGAAACCCAGAAAAAGTTACGATACCATGTCGATACCCTTCATTGGGTTCCAATCGGTGCCCTGGGTAAAATTATTGACCTACTTTTGCAAGAAGGGGCCCAAAGCGCGATTTTCGCGGGTGGGATCTCCAAGCGGCATTTCTTTTCCCGCGCCCAGCCCGATCTGCGAGCGATCAAGATATTAGGCCAGCTTCCAGACAAGAAGGATGATGCCATTTTACGAGCCGTTACGAAGGAGATCGAAAGCGAAGGAATCAAAGTGGAAAGTCCGATTGCCTTTTTGCAGGAAAGCATGGCTCCGAGAGGCTGCTGGACCGATAGAAAACCCACAGAACGGGAAAAGCGCGATATCGAGTTTGGATGGAGGATTGCCAAAAAGGTGGGTCGCCTTGACCTGGGCCAGAGCATAGTGGTGAAAGACCAGATGGTCCTCGCTGTCGAAGCCATCGAGGGAACGGACGAAGCCATCCGCCGGGGCGGAAAATTGGGGAAGGGGGATGTCGTCGTGATTAAAGTCGTCAAACCCCAACAAGATCTTAGACTGGATCTGCCCGTAATTGGCCTGGCAACCATTGGCACTTTAAAAAAGGCCGGAGCCACTGCTTTGGCGGTAGATGCCCAAAAAACGATTGTCATCGATATCGAGAAGGTCATTCGCGAAGCAAATAAGAATCATTTTTGCCTGATAGGAATTTAA
- the lpxA gene encoding acyl-ACP--UDP-N-acetylglucosamine O-acyltransferase, whose amino-acid sequence MDIHPTAIVHPRATIAPGVKIGAYSLIGENVRIGKDTVIDSHVVVEGWTEVGERCHLFPFVSIGTAPQHMRYRGEPTRVTIGNENVIREFVTIHRATVEGGGNTTLGHGNFIMAYSHIAHDCKVGNQVIMANASTLAGHIDVEDFAIVGGLVAIHQFVRVGCYAIIGGASGVPKDIPPYMCAAGNRAKLFGLNTVGLKRHRFSEATLFALKQAYRILFRSHLILNKAIEKVETDVPRLPEITHLLDFLKSSKRGVCR is encoded by the coding sequence TTGGATATTCATCCCACAGCAATCGTTCATCCCCGGGCAACTATTGCTCCCGGCGTAAAAATTGGGGCCTATAGCCTAATAGGCGAAAACGTGCGCATTGGGAAGGATACTGTGATTGATTCCCATGTGGTTGTGGAAGGGTGGACCGAAGTGGGAGAACGGTGCCACCTATTTCCCTTCGTTTCCATTGGAACGGCACCCCAACACATGCGCTATCGAGGGGAACCCACTCGGGTGACCATTGGGAATGAAAACGTTATTCGAGAATTTGTAACTATCCACCGGGCCACGGTTGAAGGAGGGGGAAACACCACACTGGGTCATGGAAATTTTATCATGGCCTATTCGCATATCGCCCATGACTGCAAGGTAGGCAATCAGGTCATTATGGCCAATGCCTCCACCCTGGCTGGCCATATCGACGTAGAGGACTTTGCCATTGTGGGGGGACTCGTGGCTATCCATCAGTTCGTGCGGGTGGGGTGCTATGCTATTATTGGAGGCGCTTCCGGCGTCCCCAAAGACATTCCTCCCTACATGTGCGCGGCGGGAAACCGGGCTAAACTTTTCGGGTTAAACACGGTGGGGTTGAAGAGGCATCGTTTTTCCGAAGCGACCCTCTTTGCTTTAAAACAGGCGTATCGAATTCTTTTCCGTTCGCATTTAATTCTGAACAAGGCCATAGAAAAAGTTGAAACTGACGTTCCCCGCCTGCCAGAAATCACGCATTTGTTGGATTTTCTAAAAAGTTCGAAACGGGGCGTCTGTCGATGA
- the lpxD gene encoding UDP-3-O-(3-hydroxymyristoyl)glucosamine N-acyltransferase has product MKKATLEELATLVGGTVEGDGTLEITGMASLEEAKEGEISFLAELKSIPRLEKTRASAVIVPSSLPSFPKPLIRTPNPYLAYAKIQAFFSFQTPFPKGIDPRSHIGRDVKIGRDVSIYPFVSIGNGSQIDDRVVLYPGVYLGESVRVGEGTALYPNVVVMDRCIIGKRVIVHAGTIIGSDGFGFARDGFRYVKIPQVGIVQVDDEVEIGANCAVDRAAMGKTWIKRGVKTDNLIQIGHNVTVGEDTIIVAQVGIAGSTKIGNRVALGGQVGVVGHITIGDGVMVGGQSGVAQDVAPGQVISGTLAFPHREWLRAQAVFQKLPEMKRALAALEKKIKTLEEKIGKE; this is encoded by the coding sequence ATGAAGAAAGCTACGCTGGAAGAATTGGCAACATTAGTGGGGGGTACGGTCGAGGGCGACGGCACTCTGGAAATCACGGGCATGGCCAGCCTCGAGGAGGCCAAAGAAGGAGAAATCAGCTTTCTGGCCGAGCTTAAATCCATTCCCCGATTGGAAAAAACGAGAGCTTCAGCCGTGATTGTACCTTCATCTCTCCCTTCTTTCCCCAAACCGTTAATTCGCACCCCGAATCCTTATCTGGCCTATGCCAAGATCCAGGCTTTTTTCTCTTTTCAAACCCCATTTCCCAAAGGGATCGATCCTCGTTCCCATATCGGCCGAGACGTAAAAATTGGACGAGATGTTTCCATTTACCCTTTTGTCTCCATCGGCAATGGAAGCCAGATTGATGACCGGGTCGTTCTCTATCCCGGGGTTTATCTCGGCGAATCGGTCCGGGTCGGAGAGGGAACGGCCCTTTACCCGAATGTAGTAGTGATGGATCGCTGTATCATCGGCAAGCGGGTGATCGTCCATGCGGGAACCATCATTGGCAGCGACGGGTTCGGTTTCGCCCGGGATGGATTCCGCTATGTAAAGATTCCTCAGGTGGGCATTGTGCAAGTGGACGATGAGGTGGAAATCGGAGCCAACTGCGCAGTCGATCGGGCCGCCATGGGTAAGACCTGGATTAAAAGGGGGGTAAAGACCGACAACCTGATCCAAATTGGGCATAATGTAACCGTAGGGGAAGATACGATTATCGTGGCCCAGGTAGGTATTGCAGGAAGTACAAAGATAGGCAATCGCGTGGCTTTGGGGGGACAGGTCGGGGTAGTCGGACATATCACGATCGGCGATGGGGTGATGGTCGGAGGGCAATCGGGTGTTGCCCAAGACGTGGCGCCGGGCCAAGTGATATCTGGGACTCTAGCTTTTCCCCATCGGGAATGGCTAAGGGCCCAAGCTGTTTTCCAAAAACTGCCGGAAATGAAGCGAGCTTTGGCGGCTCTGGAAAAAAAGATCAAGACTCTCGAAGAAAAAATTGGCAAAGAATAA